From Desulfovibrio intestinalis, one genomic window encodes:
- a CDS encoding portal protein, which yields MTLKQAKQLVSHMEGLRNKRLPQWQELGRLLLPSRGLFKGEDSEGLRESRLFNNAGQRALGKAAAGMTQAITPASSPWFRHAFMQRADKEATGGNEYVDTVDATIRAILSAGGFYQAIHAFNRELMGFACALLYAEDSQKTIVRFGCQTCGTYCVAVDADRNLSCVTRRVTMTPTDMEKRFGKDKLCSATVSKLETKPYDPINVVHIVRARTERDSTKIDSRNMPFGSYWYEESGGEDFLQVGGFHEMPFFFTTWEEARGVYGTGPGDEALTDQRGIEGWEARKAVGVEKMIDPPMLAPGTLKQHVDRRPGAIIPAGMSGSSGWKALYEVNFGPAIAAVQAEINQIALRLDDIMKANIFANMSLETRPAGMTMTEYMDRRRRAAELMGPTVSAYEPRVLTPVIERVYGMIDRWGLLPLPPENLSQWASLQVSYMSPMAQMLEQSGAVAIQSLLELLLPVIKASPEIVDKLDCDQVVDELAQRLGVPASIIRSDEVVAAIRQQRAEAQAAQQQQQNMAQTAQIAAQLGNMRTQGTVAGEVLDVDAERKEQV from the coding sequence ATGACACTTAAACAAGCCAAGCAATTGGTAAGCCACATGGAAGGGCTGCGCAACAAGCGCCTGCCGCAATGGCAGGAGCTTGGCCGCCTTCTGTTGCCCTCGCGTGGATTGTTCAAGGGTGAAGACAGCGAAGGTTTGCGCGAAAGCAGGCTTTTCAACAATGCTGGCCAGCGTGCCTTGGGCAAAGCCGCCGCTGGCATGACCCAGGCCATAACCCCGGCGTCGTCGCCGTGGTTCCGCCACGCATTTATGCAAAGGGCAGACAAAGAGGCCACTGGCGGCAATGAGTATGTTGATACAGTGGATGCCACAATCCGCGCCATTCTGTCCGCTGGTGGATTCTACCAGGCCATTCATGCGTTCAACCGTGAGCTGATGGGCTTCGCCTGCGCCCTCCTGTACGCCGAAGACAGCCAGAAAACTATTGTACGCTTTGGCTGCCAAACATGCGGCACATACTGCGTTGCTGTTGATGCTGACCGCAATCTGTCCTGTGTCACCCGCCGCGTCACCATGACGCCCACCGACATGGAAAAACGCTTCGGCAAAGACAAGCTGTGCAGCGCCACAGTGTCAAAGCTTGAAACCAAGCCGTATGACCCCATCAATGTTGTTCATATAGTGCGCGCCCGCACAGAGCGCGACTCAACGAAGATCGACAGCCGCAATATGCCCTTTGGCTCATATTGGTACGAGGAATCCGGCGGCGAAGACTTCCTTCAGGTCGGCGGCTTCCACGAAATGCCGTTCTTTTTCACCACATGGGAAGAAGCGCGGGGCGTCTACGGCACGGGCCCTGGTGATGAAGCTCTGACCGACCAGCGCGGCATTGAAGGCTGGGAGGCCCGAAAGGCCGTTGGCGTTGAAAAGATGATTGACCCGCCCATGCTGGCCCCCGGCACCCTCAAGCAGCATGTGGACAGACGTCCCGGCGCAATCATTCCCGCAGGCATGAGCGGGTCAAGTGGTTGGAAAGCCCTGTACGAAGTCAATTTTGGCCCTGCCATTGCCGCTGTTCAGGCAGAAATCAACCAGATTGCCTTACGTCTTGACGACATCATGAAGGCGAACATTTTCGCCAACATGAGCCTTGAAACACGGCCCGCAGGCATGACCATGACCGAATACATGGACCGCCGCCGCCGTGCAGCCGAGCTTATGGGCCCAACCGTATCAGCCTATGAACCGCGTGTGCTTACCCCTGTAATTGAGCGCGTGTATGGCATGATTGACCGCTGGGGCCTGCTGCCCCTGCCGCCTGAAAACCTTTCTCAGTGGGCCTCTTTGCAGGTTTCGTACATGTCGCCAATGGCGCAGATGCTTGAACAATCCGGCGCTGTGGCCATTCAAAGCCTGCTCGAACTGTTGTTACCCGTTATCAAAGCCAGCCCTGAAATTGTGGACAAACTCGACTGTGACCAGGTGGTGGACGAACTGGCCCAGCGCCTTGGCGTTCCCGCGTCCATCATACGCAGCGACGAGGTTGTGGCAGCCATACGCCAGCAACGGGCCGAAGCCCAGGCAGCACAGCAGCAACAGCAAAACATGGCGCAAACAGCACAAATCGCGGCGCAGCTTGGCAACATGCGTACACAGGGCACAGTCGCTGGCGAAGTCTTGGACGTCGATGCCGAGCGCAAGGAGCAAGTGTAA
- a CDS encoding major capsid protein, with product MPQMQTLKEIAADKAKKRPELVDYLTEESPILDSLKFVGATHGLWNVEEVLSGIKGAAFVDLGAPLPSVDAKTDLKQTYVSVMGGEMEVSVDKAAQYGGPDKYFARRENAILKQAGMDTEVAIFDKHWRKAALQNGLVTKGAATSKCYTVMVVRFDQEINVGIYDPNGFNQGRLLEISSINGGNKYHLRSDEGVLGYGVEYRGRFGWQLLEPKKAVHAIVNVNGDNLPTLTMLEDAIADVRGTANNTFIFGHHKILTKTMSAIKKEYLQLSNGDKTLSTAIGDLNGIKLVGSYNMADGTETKV from the coding sequence ATGCCCCAGATGCAGACACTCAAAGAAATTGCCGCCGACAAGGCGAAGAAGCGCCCGGAACTGGTGGACTACCTCACTGAGGAATCCCCCATTCTGGATAGCCTCAAATTTGTTGGGGCCACTCATGGCCTCTGGAACGTTGAAGAAGTGCTTTCCGGCATCAAGGGTGCCGCGTTTGTCGATCTTGGCGCTCCTCTGCCCAGCGTTGACGCCAAAACCGACCTCAAACAGACCTATGTGTCTGTCATGGGCGGCGAAATGGAAGTTTCCGTTGACAAGGCCGCGCAGTACGGCGGGCCGGATAAATACTTTGCCCGCCGTGAAAACGCCATCCTCAAGCAAGCCGGTATGGACACCGAAGTTGCCATTTTTGATAAGCATTGGCGCAAGGCTGCCCTGCAAAACGGCCTGGTCACAAAGGGTGCGGCCACCAGCAAATGCTACACCGTCATGGTGGTGCGCTTTGATCAGGAGATCAACGTGGGCATTTACGACCCCAATGGCTTTAACCAGGGCCGCTTGCTGGAAATTTCGTCCATTAACGGCGGCAACAAGTATCACCTGCGTAGCGACGAGGGCGTGTTGGGCTACGGCGTAGAATACCGGGGCCGCTTCGGCTGGCAGCTTCTGGAACCCAAAAAGGCCGTTCACGCCATCGTCAACGTTAACGGTGACAACCTGCCCACCCTTACCATGCTGGAAGATGCCATTGCCGACGTGCGCGGCACTGCCAACAACACGTTCATTTTTGGGCACCACAAAATTCTCACCAAAACCATGAGCGCCATTAAGAAGGAATACTTGCAGCTCTCCAACGGTGACAAGACCCTGTCCACCGCCATTGGAGACCTCAACGGCATCAAGCTTGTTGGTTCCTACAACATGGCTGACGGCACTGAAACCAAGGTCTAG
- a CDS encoding phage tail assembly chaperone — MWVIQRGNKVINVDSDDNLNSHIATGWEIVSDVAIEAAGMRGYENIISPANTVVNADGSLTFTPPAPPSETELYESLRLEAERLLAATDQYGMDDYPDNERRAAYRAYRAELRALNRQEGAPWDGGGPATPWPTKPEV; from the coding sequence ATGTGGGTAATCCAACGTGGTAACAAGGTTATAAATGTGGACTCGGATGATAATCTCAACAGTCATATTGCAACAGGGTGGGAGATAGTCAGCGATGTTGCAATAGAAGCCGCTGGCATGCGTGGCTATGAGAACATTATTAGCCCTGCAAATACGGTGGTCAACGCGGACGGCAGCCTTACGTTTACACCGCCTGCGCCGCCAAGCGAGACAGAACTCTACGAAAGCTTGCGGCTTGAAGCCGAACGCCTCCTTGCCGCCACGGACCAATACGGTATGGACGATTACCCTGATAACGAACGACGGGCCGCCTATCGTGCCTACCGTGCCGAGCTGCGGGCATTGAATCGGCAGGAAGGCGCACCTTGGGACGGCGGCGGCCCGGCGACGCCCTGGCCCACAAAGCCGGAGGTATAG
- a CDS encoding virion core protein, T7 gp14 family: MGMDPVTLAVAMGGMAALSSLSQNSAANQQAKYQQAQMQANANAARNQARVTAEKGRIEAENLDREKSALHREYADIQSGNVANMGALGVDMSSGSAAQVLSGNAANYAADVGANRYQKAVGQWETRQNVRAQEANAANFDSAGSYYGSTVKGLGQSLLTAGMQGLVSGIGGYSMAGGFGGAASSSTGALSDLGKRASNGVFGKALSSGMKMIKTVGG, translated from the coding sequence ATGGGCATGGACCCGGTAACTCTGGCCGTTGCAATGGGCGGCATGGCGGCACTGTCCAGCTTGTCGCAAAACAGCGCGGCCAATCAGCAAGCCAAATACCAGCAAGCGCAAATGCAGGCCAACGCCAATGCTGCACGCAATCAGGCCCGCGTCACGGCGGAGAAAGGCCGCATTGAGGCCGAAAATCTTGACCGCGAAAAGTCTGCCCTGCACAGGGAATATGCCGACATCCAATCCGGCAACGTCGCCAACATGGGCGCGCTGGGGGTTGATATGTCCAGTGGCAGCGCCGCCCAGGTGCTTTCAGGCAATGCCGCAAATTACGCGGCTGACGTTGGGGCCAACCGCTACCAGAAGGCCGTAGGCCAGTGGGAAACGCGGCAGAACGTCCGCGCACAGGAAGCCAACGCCGCCAATTTTGACAGTGCCGGCAGCTACTACGGCAGCACGGTCAAAGGGCTTGGGCAATCGCTTCTGACCGCTGGCATGCAAGGGCTTGTTTCCGGCATCGGCGGCTATTCTATGGCAGGCGGTTTTGGCGGTGCAGCAAGTAGCAGTACAGGCGCACTAAGCGACCTTGGCAAACGTGCTTCCAATGGCGTTTTTGGCAAGGCGCTTTCTTCTGGCATGAAGATGATCAAGACGGTTGGGGGTTAA